GTCCCTATCCGCTGCGCGCGCAGGAAATTTGAGAAGGGCTGTCCTTAGTACGAGAGGACCGGGACGGACGAACCTCTGGTGTGTCAGTTGTACTGCCAAGTGCACCGCTGATTAGCTACGTTCGGATGGGATAACCGCTGAAAGCATCTAAGCGGGAAGCCCGCTTCGAGATGAGATTTCCATACACCTTGTGTGTGAGAGGCCCCCAGCCAGACCACTGGGTTGATAGGCCGGATGTGGAAGCGGGGACTAAAGACCCGTGAAGCTGACCGGTACTAATAGGCCGATAACTTACACCACACCACAGTCTGGGCAGGAAACGACTTCAAACGTTCCCGCCAAAGAAGGATTGTGTTGATCATGCTGCTTGCGTCCACTATGTGGTTCCCGGATAACAAACCCGTGTGTGGTTTGTCACCGTGGAACCGGTATTCGATCACCTGTGATGGGTGGTGGGATGCCGTAGAATTAAGGAAGTGTTCATTCTTACGCGTGGATACTTTTTCATGACAGGCACTGTTGTTTGAGTGTTTGGTTGTGACCCATTGTTTTCCCCTCCACCAGGAGTATTTTGGCTGGTGGTGTGGGTGGTAGGGTTACGGCGGTCATAGCGTGGGGGAAACGCCCGGTCCCATTCCGAACCCGGAAGCTAAGACCCACTGCGCCGATGGTACTGCATCCGGGAGGGTGTGGGAGAGTAGGTCACCGCCGGACAATATTTGTTGAGAGGTTGAGGCCCGTACCTTTTGGTACGGGCCTCAACTGTTTAAGGCCCCGCCCTGGTTGGCGGGGCCTCACTCGTTTAGCCCTGTTTACGCCTCAGAGATCCATACGCCGCGGCGCAACACTCGGAGCAGGCGCAAATCGGCGTCCAGCAGCAGGATGTCGGCGGCCGCGCCGACGCTGAGGGACCCGATCTGTCCAGCCTTGCCCAGCACCCGGGCGGGAACCTCGGACGCCGAGCGCAGGGCGGATTCCAGGGGGACGCCGGCAGCAACGGAGTTGCGGACCAGGTCCAGCATGCCGGCAGTGCCGCCGGCGATGGAACCGGAATCCAGCCGGGCCACGCCGTTCCGGACCTGTACCTCGGCCGGGCCCAGGCGGTACGATCCATCGGCGAGCCCGGCAGCGGCCATCGCATCCGTCACGAGGACAATGTTCTCGGCACCGAGAAGTTCAAACATCGAGGCCACCACAAACGGATCCAGGTGGGTGTTGTCCGCGATCAGCTCCACAACGGCGGACCCGGCCCGCGCCGCCCGCAGTGCCGCCGTCACCGCACCCGGAGCACGGTGGTGGATGGGGTCCATACCGTTGAACAGATGCGTGACCGTCGGGACACGGCCCGCCTGGGTCGAGAGCCCGGCTGCCGCGCGCGCCAGTGATGCACCGGCGTCGTCCGCGGATGCGGCGGTATGCCCCAGCGACGGGACCACCGAATGCGAGGTCAGCAGGTCCACCAGTTCATCCGCGCCGGGAAGCTCCGGCGCATACGTCATGGTGCGCAGATATCCTTTGCCGGCGGCGATCAACGCGGCGGCAAACTCGCGGTCGGGGGAACGCAGCCAGCGCGGGTCCTGGGCGCCGCAGCGGGCGGCCGCGAGGAACGGCCCTTCCAGATGGATGCCGGCAATATCGCCGGCCGCAGCCAGCCCGGAGAGCATCTCCAGGCCCGACAGCAAATCCGCAGGCGCAGCGGTGACCAGGCTGGCCAACACGGTGGTGGTTCCGGCGGCATGCATCCGGTGCAGCGCGGTGCGGGCGGCGGCGACATCCGCAGACGGGAAGTCGACGCCGTAGCCGCCGTGGCAGTGCAGGTCCACCAGCCCGGGAACGGCCAGCTGGCCCCGGGCAAGCCGGATGTCATTGACGGCGGGCTCAGACGAAAGGTCCGCTGCGGCCAGTGCCGCGTCCAGCCCGTTTTCCGAACCGGCGTAAAGGATCTCGGTCCCGGCCACGGCAACCGCACTGTCCTCCGCCAGGCCGTTTTCCAGCAGCACCCGGCCCCGAATCACCGTGACCGGCCGGGTGTGGCTTACCGGCTTCATCAGCGGAGCCCGGCGGCGGCAGCCTGGTCAAGGATTACCGTGACCCGCGGATGCAGCTGCAAAGCGGATGCCGGGCAATCCGGGGTGACGGGGCCCTGCAGCGCCCGCGCAATAATGTCGGCTTTATCAGCGCCGTGCGCGATCAGGAGCAGCTGCCGGGCATCCAAAATGGTGCCGATTCCCTGGGTCATGCAGCGGGTGGGCACCTGGTCGGGGGAGTCGAAGAAGCGGGCATTCGCACGGCGGGTCCGTTCGGCGAGCTGCTCCACCCGGGTGCGGGAATCCAGGGCGGCACCGGGCTCGTTGAACGCCAGGTGGCCGTTGTGGCCGATACCCAGAATCTGAAGATCCACGCCGCCGGCCTCGCGGATGGCCTGCTCATACTCCCCTGCGGCGGCTTCCAGGTCCGCGGCTGCGACATCGGGTAGGAGCACGGATCCGGGCCGCATGCCCAGCCGCTGCACTACTTCACTGTCGATCACGGCACCGTAGCTGCGGGGATCTCCCGGCGGCAGCCCGATGTACTCGTCCAGGGCAAATCCGCGCACACGGGAGAAGTCCAGACCGAAGTCCGCCAGGGCGTCGTAGAGCGGCAGCGGGGAGGACCCGGTGGCAAACCCCAGCACCGCATCAGGTTTGGCCTGCACGCACTCCCGAACGACGACGGCTCCCGCGGCACCGGCGTCTCCCCGGTTTTCTCTGGTCAAAACCTTCATGGCGTGGTCCTTTGCAGCAGTTCCGGCATACGAGGCGGTCATCGGCTGACCAGTTCGGCAATAGCCTCGCGGATGCCGTCAAAGTGGCTGTTGATCCGTTCGGACGCCAGCGCCTTGTCTCCCACGCGCACCGCTTCGAAGATCTCGCGGTGCATGTGCGCGGTGGCGTGCAGGCTGGCGGCCTTCATTCCCGCTTCGGCATGGATCCGGCTGTAAACATCCCAAAATACCGACATGAGGTGGGTCAGCAACTCGTTGCCCAGCGGCTCAAAGAGCTGCCGGTGAAATTCCGAGTCCACTGCAGCCAGGGCCTGGCCTTGATCAGCCAGGGATTCCATCTCCTCGACGGTGGCCTCGATGGCGGCCAGATGCTCAGGGGTCATGAGTGTCATTGCCTGACCGATCAATCCTGATTCCAGTGTCTGCCGGACGTCCACCAGTTCCAGTGCCTCCTTGCCCTGCTGCCGCAGTGATAACCGCCCCCGGAAGCTCAGCCCGGCGGTCAGGGCATCGAAGTTGGTGGGCGCGACAAACATGCCGTAACCGTGCCTAATCTCCACGACGCCCAGGGCCTGGAGGACTTTCAGGGATTCGCGCAGCGTGTTCCGTCCAACGCCCAGTGCCGAGCAGAGTTCAGCCTCAGTGGGCAGCGGACTTCCGGCCTGCAGCTTGCTGTCCAGAATCAGGTCCATGATGTCGCTCTGCAGGGCAGCAAGCCGCGCCTGGGCGCTGAAGCGCGGCGGCCGGGCCGGCGCGCGGGCCGGGAGCGCCGGCAGGGGAGCGTCTTCGGTGGAAAGCGGCTGCGTGGTGTCATTCACCAAAATCGGCACTCCTTGGCAAGGTCATCGAGCAAATCTTCACAGTTCAGGCAACAGATGGTGCACCTGTTGGAGCAGGCCGGCAGCACACTGTTCCTGGTCACAGTGCTGGCCCGGGTGTGGCGGGCCGGAGCTCCACTTAGTCACAGAGGCAGTGTGCTTGACCGCATCTTGTGATTCAGCTTACAGTCTACTCAACCCGCATGGGATGTCCTACGTCCGATATCCGCATCACACCAGAATGGTGAGGCACCTTCATGAGTACAACTTCCGAGAGCACCGGCTTCCTCCGGAACGCCAGCCGGCGCGACTTTCTGCGCATTGCCGGTGTCCTGGGCACCGCTTCGGCATTTGCCGGCTCCCTGGCTGCATGCAGCCCCGGCGGCGCTCCTGCTGCAACCGGCACCGGCGCCGCTGCAGCAGACTCCATTGAGGCAGGCATTTCCTATTCCCTCTCCACCGGCTTCGACCCGATGACCGCAACCGGCGCCACCCCGGTGGCCGCCAACCTCCACATTTTCGAAGGCTTGACGGAACTGCACCCGGCCACCCGGAAGCCGTACCTGGCCCTGGCCGGAGCCGAACCCGAAAAGGTGGACGACACCACGTACCGCGTCACGCTCCGTGACGGGGCCACCTTCCACAACGGCGAGCCCGTCACCGTCGACGACGTCGTCTACTCCTTTGAGCGCGTGCTCGACCCGGCCAACGCCTCCCTGTTTGCCGGTTTCATCCCCTTTATCGCATCCGTCACCGCCGACGGCGACGCGGTGAAGTTCGCCCTGAAGTACCCCTTCGCCGAATTCGGTCCGCGCATTTCCGTGGTCAAGATCGTTCCCAAAGCCCTGGCCTCGAACCAGGCGGCCTTCGATCTGGCGCCTGTGGGCAGCGGACCGTACAAGTTTGTCTCAGCGGTCAAGGAAGACCGGATTGTCTTCAAGAAGTTCGAGGAATACAACGGTTCCTACCCGGCCAAGGTCACCGATATGACCTGGCTGCTGCTGGCTGACCCTGCGGCACGGGTGGCAGCAGTTCCGTCCCGGACCCAGGCCATTGAGGACATTCCGTACCTGGACGTAGACCAGCTCAAGGCCAAGCTGGATGTGGAGTCCGTGCAGTCCTTCGGCCTGCTGTTCATGATGTTCAACTGCGCCTCGGAGAAGTTTGCAGACAAGCGGGTACGGCAGGCACTGCATTACGCCACGAACACCGAGGACATCATTTCCAAGGCACTGCTGGGCAACGCCGCCGCAGCAACCTCCTACTTCCAGAAGGGCCACCCGTCCTACACGGAGGCCGGCACTGTCTACGGCTATGACCCGGAGAAGGCCAAGGCCCTGCTCAAGGAAGCCGGGATGGAAAACATGACCGTGACGCTGACTTCCACCGACGCCGGCTGGGTTACCAAGGTGACCCCGCTGATCAAGGAAAGCTGGGACGCGATCGGTATCACCACCACGCTGGAACCCCTGCAGTCGGCGGCGGTCTACGCTCCGGAGAAGGTGGGCGGCCAGAACTTTGACGTCCTGGTTGCTCCGGGCGATCCCTCCGTCTTCGGCAACGACGGCGACCTGCTGCTGAGCTGGTTCTACCGCGGCGACACCTGGGCGAAGAACCGCATGGCCTGGTCCGGCACCCCGGAGTACGCGGAGGTCCAGGCAAAGCTGGACGAAGCAGTCCAAATGGACCCGGCCGAAGCGAAAAAGCTGCACGCCGCCGTCGTCGACATTGTTGCCGAAGAGGTTCCGCTGTACCCGCTGTTCCACCGGCAGCTTCCCACCGCGTGGGACAGCAGCACACTCGACGGCTTCGCGCCGCTTCCGACCACCGGTCTCTCCTTCGTCGGCGTCGGACGGAAGTAAGACCCGCCCTGCCGGATGAGGGACATCCCCCAGACGCCCTCCTCCGGCAGGGCGGCCCCGCACCACTTGGAGAAATAAAACATGGCAACACTTTTGCGCCTGCTGGGCCGCAGGCTGGCAGCTCTGCCGTTCATGCTGCTCGGCGTGACCATCATGGTCTTTATCGTTCTGTCCGTGATCCCGGCGGACCGCGCCACGGCCGTCCTGGGCGAAAACGCCAGTGAAGAAGCCAAAGACGCCTTCCGCGAGGACCGCGGCCTGAACGACTCCCTGCTGGTGCAGTTCCTGCGCTATCTGGGCGGCGTGGTGCGGCTGGACTTTGGCTTCACCAACCCGCCCGAGGAATCGGTGGCCTCCAAGATTGCCTCGGCATTCCCGGTCACCCTGCAGCTGACCCTGCTGGGCATCCTGCTGGCCGTGTTCCTGGCCCTGGTGCTGGGCGTGACCAGCGCCCTGTACCGTGACCGCTGGCCCGACCAGGCCATCCGCGTCTTCTCGATTGCGGCCATCGCGACGCCCTCGTTCTGGCTCGCGATCCTGCTCATCCAGTGGTTTGCGCTGCCGGCGGGCTCGATCTTCCCCACCGGCGGACTGGACTGGGCCGATCAGTACGGCTTTGTCGGCTGGATGTACTCCATGGCCCTGCCCGCGCTGGCCCTGGGCCTGCCGGTTTCCGCATCCCTCATCCGGGTGGTGCGGACCTCCATGGTCGAGGAGCTGGACCGCGACTACGTGCGCACGGCCATCGGCAACGGAGTTCCGTACCGGACCGTCGTGGCCCGGAACGTGCTGCGCAACGCCCTGGTGACCCCGGTTACCGTCCTGGGCCTGCGCATCGGATACCTGCTCGGCGGCGCGGTGGTGATCGAGAAAATCTTCAACCTCAACGGCATGGGAGACCTGATTATTGTCGGGCTCAACACCTCCGACACCAACCTCGTCCAAGGTGCGGTGCTGACCATTGCAGTGGCCTTCGTCGTCGTCAACATCCTGGTGGATGTCCTCTACGTACTCATCAATCCCCGGATCCGGACGGTATAACCATGCGCAACGGACTCGCTGAACGGCTCGCCACTTCCGGCGCCCGCTTCACCTCCCTGAAACTCAGCTCCAAGCTCGCCCTGGGGTTCCTGGTCCTGGTGGCGTTCATCGCCGTCACCGGGCCTATGCTTGCCCCCTTCGGCGAGAACGAATCCAGTGCCCCGGTGCTTCCTCCCGGCGGAGAGCACCTGATGGGCACCGACGGAAACAGCTACGACGTGTTTTCCCGGCTGCTGTACGGTGCCCGGGTGTCGGCCGCGATCGGCCTCGGGTCAGTGCTTGTGGCCGTGGTCCTGGGCGCCGTCCTCGGAGCCCTGGCCGCGACCTCCCGGAAAGCGGTCAACGAAGGCATCATGCGGGTCCTGGACATCATGATGGCGTTCCCCGGCATCGCTCTGGCCGCCGCACTGCTCTTCGCGCTCAAGGACTATTCGGTCGCCCTCTTCGGGTCCACCGTTCCGGTGATCATCTTCGCCATCGCCATTGTCTACACGCCGCAGCTGGCCCGGGTGGTCCGTGCCAACGTGCTGGCCCAGTACGGGGAGGACTATGTCCGCGCCGAACGCGTGATCGGCGCCGGCCGCCTGTTCATCCTGACCAGGCACGTGGTGCGCAACACCGCGGCTCCCGTGCTCGTCTTTGCCACGGTGATGGTGGCTGACGCCATCATCCTCGAGGCATCGCTGTCCTTCCTCGGCGCCGGCGTCCAGCCGCCGTCCGCTTCCTGGGGCAACGTGATGGCCGACGGCCGCAACGTGGTCTTCAGCGGCGCCTGGTGGCCGACGACGTTTGGCGGCATCGCCATCCTGCTCACCGTCCTGGCCCTGAACATCCTGGCCGAGGGCCTCACCGACGCCATGGTCAACCCGCGTCCGCGCCGGGCCGCACCGGTGAAGGAAGTCCTGTTGAAGGACAGCACAGCGAAGGACAGCACAGTGAAGGTCGCCACTGCCGCAGCCGCTGTTCCCTCCGCCGTCGTTCCCGCGCCTGCCGCCGCCGTCGTAACCCCGTCCGCGGATACCGAAGGAACCGTGGTGGAGGAAACCACAGCCGGAACCCTCATCAACCAGCCCGGTTCGCTGGCCGCCCTGGCCGAGGAACTGCAGCTGCTCGCCGCCGTGGAGAACCGCCGAACCGACCGGCTGCCCGCCGTCGGCACCGACGCGCCGGTGATCCTCGAGGTGAAGGACCTGTCCATCCGCTTCCCGGGCCGCTACGGCGACACCGCCATTGTGGACCGGGTCAGCTTCACCGTCCGCGAGGGCGAAACCATGGGCCTGGTGGGAGAGTCCGGCTGCGGAAAGTCCATCACGTCCCTGGCCATCATGGGACTGCTGCCGCCCACCGCGGTGCTCAGCGGATCCATTACGTTCAACGGCAAGGAACTGCTGACCAACGACAAGCGCGAACGCGACCAGCGCTACCGCGGCCTGCGCGGCGAGCAGATCGCCATGGTCTACCAGGACGCGCTGAGCTCGCTCAACCCTTCCATGCTGATCAAGGACCAGCTGCTGCAGCTCACCCGCCGCAACGGCCGCAAGTCTCCCCGCGAACTGCTGGAACTGGTGAAACTGGATCCGGAGCGGACGCTCAAGAGCTATCCGCATGAGCTGTCCGGCGGACAGCGCCAGCGCGTGCTCGTGGCCATGGCACTGTCCCGGTCGCCGAAGATCATCGTCGCGGACGAGCCGACCACCGCCCTTGACGTCACCGTCCAGAAACAGGTGGTGGACCTGCTCAACGAACTGCGCGAGGAACTCGGTTTCGCCATGGTCTTCGTCAGCCACGACCTGGCCCTGGTGGCATCCCTGGCACACCGGATCACGGTCATGTACGCCGGCCAGGTGGTGGAATCCGCCGGCGCCTCCGAACTGATGCGCAACCCGCACCACGAGTACACCCGCGGCCTGCTCGGCGCCGTGCTGTCCATCGAATCCGACGCCGACCGGCTGCACCAGATCCAGGGCACGGTTCCCTCGCCGCGCGAATTCGCCGCCGGAGACCGGTTCGCCGAACGCTCCCTGCGTCCGGACGCCGATCCGAACCAGGTCCTGTCCTTTGTCCGCGTGGGCGAGGGCGAGCACTACTGGGCCAGCCACCTGACAGATTGCCACAACGACGACGGCGCCACCCTGGCCGCCGCCGGCACCAGTGCCGAAGGACAAGCATGAGCACCGATTCCATGAGCACCGAGGCGCCCGCCCGGACCACACCGGTCCTGGAACTGCGCGGCCTCAAGGTCCATCACCGCACCCGCACCGGATCCATCTTCCGCCCCAACATCGTCAAGGCCGTGGACGGCGTGGACTTCACCGTACGCCGCGGGGAAACCGTGGGCGTGGTGGGGGAGTCCGGCTGCGGCAAGTCCACCCTGGCCTCGGTCCTGGTGGGGCTGCAGCAGCCCACGGCGGGGGAGGTCCTGTTCCACGGGCAACCGATCAGCATCCGCCGCGCCGCGGAACGGAAGCGCTTCGGCCAGGACGTCGCCGTCGTTTTCCAGGATCCGTCCACCGCGTTGAATCCGCGGATGACCATCCAGGACATCCTCACGGATCCGCTGCAGGTCCACGGCATCGGAGACGCCCGCTCCCGTGCGGCCAAGGTCAAGGACCTGCTAGCGCTGGTGGGCCTGCCCTACACCGCGGCCGAGGTGACCCCGCACCAGGTCTCCGGCGGACAGCGGCAGCGCGTGGCCATCGCCCGGGCCCTGGCCCTGGATCCCGCGGTGATCGTGGCGGATGAGCCCACCTCGGCGCTGGACGTTTCCGTCCGGGCCCAGGTGCTGAACCTGCTGGCTGACCTGAAGCGCGAACTGAACCTGGGCATGGTCTTCATTTCCCATGACATCCAGACCGTCCGCTATGTTTCCGACCGCATCTGCGTCATGTACTACGGCCGGATCGTCGAAGAAGGACCGGCCGAAGGCATCTTCGCCAGCCCGAAGGACGACTACACCCGCAAGCTGCTCGGCGCCGCGCCCAGCCTGCTGCACCCCTGATTTTTACCCTGTTTCACTGCACCACCTTGTTTCACTGCACCACCTTGTTCCACTGCACCAACCCATTACCAGCACCTTGGAGATATCTGTGGCCTCTCAGCCCATCCGCCAGTTCACCGGCGTCATTCCCCCCGTCGTCACCCCGCGTTCCGCGGACGGCAGCATCGACACCCACTCCCTGACCCGGGTCACCAAGCACCTGCTGGAGGGCGGCGTGCACGGCCTGTTCGTCCTCGGCTCCTCCGCCGAGGTGCCGTACATGACCAACGACGAGCGGGAACTGGTGGTCACCACCATTGCCGGAGTCAATGCCGGCCAGGTCCCGCTGATCGTCGGGGCGTGCGAGCAGACCACCAACCGCGTCATCGAGGAGGGCCGGAAAATGGTGGGCCTGGGCGCCGACGCCCTGGTGGTGACGTCCCCGTTCTACGCCATCCCCAACGTGCAGGAAACCGACACCCACTTCCGCAGCATCCACGCCGCCCTGGACGTGCCGCTCTTCGCCTATGACGTGCCGGTCCGCACCCACTTCAAGCTGCCGCTGAACCTGCTGATCCAGCTGGGCCGGGACCAAGTCATCGCCGGCGTCAAGGATTCCTCCGGCGACGATGTGTCCTTCCGCCAGCTTGTCCTCGCCGCCCGCGGCATCGACAACTTCTCCATCTTCACGGGCCACGAAGTGGTGGTGGACGGCGCCCTGCTCGGCGGGGCAGACGGCGTGGTGCCCGGTCTGGGCAACGTGGACCCGGCGGGCTACCGCCGGCTGTTCGACGCCGCCGCGGACGGAGATTTCGTCAAGGCTGCCGCGGAACAGGACCGCCTGGCCGACGTCTTCAACATTGTCTACACGCCCACACCGGGCCGGGTTTCGGGCGGCGCCGCCGGCCTGGGCGCCTTCAAGACCGCGCTCATGCTGATGGGTGTCATCGACACCAACATCATGTCCGCGCCGATGCTGAGCCTCAACGACGCGGAAACAGCAGCCATCCGCACCATCCTTGAGCGCAACGGCCTGATCTAGCCATGCCTTCCGGCACACTGCTTTCCCCGGCCCGGCGCTGCGTCATCGGGGTGGACCTGGGCGGCACCAAGACGGCCGCCGGCGTTGTTGACGAAGACGGCACGGTGCACGCCTCCGGATCCCGGCCCACCCCCGCGACCGCCGGAGCGGCGGCGATCCTGGCCACCGCCGTCGGGCTCGTTGCGGGCATGCTGGAACAGGCCCGCGCTGCGGGGCTGGAGCCGGTGGCGGTGGGCATCGGCTCGGCCGGTGTGATCAACACCTTGGACGGGTCGGTGGTATCAGCCACCGATTCGCTCACCGGCTGGGCGGGCACTCCGCTGGCGGCGCATGTCGCCGAGCAATCCGGGCTGCCGGCCTTCGCAGTCAATGATGTGCATGCCCACAACCTGGGCGAACACTGGGTGGGCGCCTCGGCCGGCGCGGACTCCAGCCTGCTGGTGGCTGTGGGCACCGGCGTGGGCGGCTCCCTGATCCTGGCCGGTGCGCCGCACCTGGGCGCACGTGCCGTGGCCGGGCACGCGGGGCATCTGGCATCGCCCTTGGCGTACGACGACGGCGGCCGTCCGCTGCCATGCAGCTGCGGACGGGCCGGGCATGTGGAGGCCATTGCCTCCGGACCGTCCATCGCCCTGCTCTACCGGCGGCTCGCCGGCGGGGACGGCGCCGCGGATCCCGTTTCTGCCGTGGATGTTGCCGTGCGGGCTGCCGCCGGGGAGCCGCTGGCCCTTCGTGCCCTGACCACGGGAGCAACAGCCGCCGGACAGGCCGTGGGCGGGCTCGCCAACATGCTGGATCCGTCCGTCGTCGTGGTCGGCGGCGGGGTGGCCGGAGCCGGTGACCTGTGGTGGACGCCGTTCCGGGCCGCGCTGCACGCCGAGCTGATGGACCCGCTGGCGGATCTTCCCGTGGTTCCGGCGGCCCTCGGCTCCGGCGCTGCCATCGTGGGAGCCGCAAGGTTCGCCTACAACCGTCTTTCCGCCGAACTCAACGCACCACAGGAGCACCACCATGTTTGACCTTTCCGTTCTGGCCTCCCGGCTGATCGTTTCCTGCCAGGCCTATCCGGGCGAACCCCTGCGCGATCCCCGCACCATGGCGCAGATGGCGCAGGCCGCGGTGATCGGCGGAGCCGCCGCGGTCCGGATCCAGGGCATCTCCGACCTGGAACAGACCCGTGCCGCGGTGGACGTTCCGATGATCGGCCTTTGGAAGGACGGTAAGGACGGCGTGTTCATCACCCCCACGCTGGAGCACGCCCTGGCCTGTGTGGCTGCCGGGTCGGACGTCGTGGCGATTGACGGCACCCGCCGGCCCCGCCCGGACGGCCGTTCCCTGGCTGAAACCATCTCTGCGCTGCATGAGCAGACCGGCGCGCTGGTGATGGCCGACTGCGGTTCCGCCCTGGACGCCAAAGCCGCCGCCGAGGCCGGGGCCGACCTGATCGGCACCACCCTGGCCGGCTACACGGGGGAGCGGCCCAAAACCGACGGCCCGGACCTGGACCTGATCGCCGAGATCGCCGCTCTGGACCTGGGCCGGCCGCTGATCGCCGAGGGCCGCATCCATTCCCCGGCGCAGGCCCGGGCATGCCTGGACGCCGGCGCATTCGCCGTCGTCGTCGGCACCGCCATCACGCACCCCACCACCATTACCGGCTGGTTTGCGGACGCCCTGGCCTAGCCTCACACTCGGCTGAGCTGTCTCGGGCGGGTATTCTTTGACTGTCGTGGCTCGGGAAGGGGATCGGATGGCGTGGAGCACCCGCGAACTGGCTGAGCTGGCGAAGACAACCGTGAACACCATCCGGCACTACCATCGGCTGGGTCTGCTCGAGGAGCCTGACCGGCGGTATAACGGCTACAAGCAGTATGAAGGCCGTCACCTGGTAAGTCTTCTGCGCATCCGGCGTCTTGCGGAGCTCGGCGTGCCGTTGTCGCAGATGCACGAGGTGGGCACCAGATCCGGCAGCACACCGGATGTCCTGCATGACATTGACGCTGAGCTGAAGAAAAGCATCGAACGCCTGCAGGAGGCACGGGCCCATATTGCAGCGATCATCGCGCACCGGGCGCCGGCGGACGTTCCCGCAGGATTTGAAGCCGTTGCCTCCCGTTTGTCGGAAAACGACAACGCGGTGATCCACCTGATGAGCCACCTGTACGACGGGGAGACATTGACCGATGTACTGGAGATGACGGCGGATGAAACCGATGACACCGGCCCTGACATTGACCGGCTGCCGGCCGATGCTGACGAGGAGACCCGGCAGGAGCTGGCCGGAAGGATGGCCGAGGTTCTGGCGCGGAACATGACCGATTACCCGTGGTTGGGCAACCCGGCATCACTGCAATCCGATGACGCCCACTTCACCACAAAGACAGTGGGGGACATCCTGGCCGAGTTGTACAACCCGGCCCAGCTGGATGTGATGATGCGGGCGGGCGTCCTGGCCGCCGAACGGGTGCAGGCTCAGAAGCGCCAGGCAAGTCAGCAGGACCAGGCAAGTCAGAAGGGCCAGGCAAGTCAGAACGGCCAGATCAGCGGCACGTAGAACACGCCGGCCGCGAGGAAAACGAGGGCCAGCGGCAGCCCCAGCCGCCAATAGTCTCCAAAACGGTAGCCGCCCGGCTGCATCACCATGAGGTTCGCCGGCGTGGCGATGGGGGTGAGGAAGGCGGCGGCGCCCACCACAGTCAGCGCCATCATGAACGGCTGCACACTGACCTCCAGCGACTGGGCAAAGGACACCGCCACGGGCGCCATCACCAGCACCGTTGCCACGTTTGAGATGAACTGGCTGAGGATGAGGGTGAGCACGCAGATGACGAGGAGGGCGAAGTGAGGGGATCCTCCGCCCGTGAGCCGGTCGACGAGCGAAGCGATTTCATCCGCCGCACCCGATGAGACGAACGCATTCGAGAGCGGTATGAGCCCCGCAATAAGGATGACGGTGTCCCACGAGACGGCACGGAATCCCTGGGGCACGGAGACCACTCCCAGGACCACGAGGGCACCTGCCGCGAGCAGTCCCGCGATCACCGGAGGAACAACGCCGGTGGCCAGCAGGACGATGGTTCCGACAAGCACGGCGAGGCAGCGGCGCCAGCCGCGGCCGAGCGGAACGCCCCGCTGGAGACTTTGGGACGGCTCGACGG
This genomic interval from Arthrobacter sunyaminii contains the following:
- a CDS encoding MerR family transcriptional regulator codes for the protein MAWSTRELAELAKTTVNTIRHYHRLGLLEEPDRRYNGYKQYEGRHLVSLLRIRRLAELGVPLSQMHEVGTRSGSTPDVLHDIDAELKKSIERLQEARAHIAAIIAHRAPADVPAGFEAVASRLSENDNAVIHLMSHLYDGETLTDVLEMTADETDDTGPDIDRLPADADEETRQELAGRMAEVLARNMTDYPWLGNPASLQSDDAHFTTKTVGDILAELYNPAQLDVMMRAGVLAAERVQAQKRQASQQDQASQKGQASQNGQISGT